The following proteins come from a genomic window of Eulemur rufifrons isolate Redbay chromosome 24, OSU_ERuf_1, whole genome shotgun sequence:
- the LOC138374522 gene encoding UDP-glucuronosyltransferase 2B4-like isoform X1, translating to MALRWTSLLLLMQLSGYFSSGTCGKVLVWPTEYSHWMNMKTILDELVQRGHEVTVLASSASVVIDPSNTSAIKFEVYPTSLSKDDFDGSLMQLVHRAIYDLPKDTFWSHVSQIEEIMWEFSEVMRKLCKDAVLNKKLMTKLQESKFDVVFADAVGFCADILAEILKTPLVYSLRFSAGHTFEKHSGGLLFPPSYVPVVMSELSDKMSFMERVKNMIYVLYYDFWFQGYDVKKWDQLYLEVLGRSTTFYETMKKADMWLIRNYWDFDFPRPYLPNFHLIGGHHCKPAKSLPKMSQNEISNDSAERLYYCYTKWMKKGSFGSEAVRQNIEHKLHQMWLQEMEDFVQSSGENGVVVFSLGSMISNMTEERANVIASALAQIPQKVLWRFDGKKPDTLGPNTRLYKWLPQNDLLGRPKTKAFITHGGANGIYEAIYHGVPMVGIPLFADQPDNIAHMKAKGAAVRVDFNTMSSTDLLNALKTVINDPMYKENAMKLSRIHHDQPMKPLDRAVFWIEFVMRHKGAKHLRVAAHDLTWFQYHSLDVIGFLLACVVTATFIITKCCLFIWRMFATAGKKEKRE from the exons ATGGCTCTGCGATGGACTTCTCTTCTTCTGCTGATGCAACTGAGTGGTTACTTTAGCTCTGGGACTTGTGGAAAGGTGCTGGTGTGGCCCACAGAATACAGCCACTGGATGAATATGAAGACAATCCTGGATGAACTTGTCCAGAGAGGACATGAGGTGACTGTACTGGCATCTTCAGCGTCCGTTGTTATTGATCCCAGCAACACATCTGCAATTAAATTTGAAGTTTATCCTACATCTTTAAGTAAAGATGACTTTGATGGTTCTTTAATGCAGCTGGTCCATAGAGCAATATATGATCTTCCAAAAGACACATTTTGGTCACATGTTTCACAAATAGAAGAAATCATGTGGGAATTTTCTGAAGTTATGAGAAAGCTTTGTAAAGATGCAGTTTTAAACAAGAAACTTATGACAAAGCTACAAGAATCAAAGTTTGATGTTGTTTTTGCAGATGCTGTCGGTTTCTGTGCTGACATACTGGCTGAGATACTTAAAACACCCCTTGTGTATAGTCTCCGCTTCTCTGCTGGCCACACATTTGAGAAGCATAGTGGAGGACTTCTATTCCCTCCTTCCTATGTACCTGTAGTTATGTCAGAATTAAGTGATAAAATGTCATTCATGGAGAGggtaaaaaatatgatatatgtgcTTTATTATGACTTTTGGTTCCAAGGATATGATGTGAAGAAGTGGGATCAGTTGTACCTTGAAGTACTAG GCAGATCCACTACGTTCTATGAGACAATGAAGAAAGCTGATATGTGGCTTATTCGAAACTATTGGGATTTTGATTTTCCTCGCCCGTACTTACCAAATTTTCATCTTATTGGAGGACACCATTGCAAACCTGCGAAATCACTGCCTAAG atgtcACAGAATGAGATCAGTAATGATTCTGCAGAGAGGTTGTATTACTGCTATACCAAATGGATGAAGAAGGGTTCTTTTGGCAGTGAGGCAGTGAGACAAAACATTGAGCACAAGTTACACCAAATGTGGCTTCAG GAGATGGAAGACTTTGTCCAGAGCTCTGGAGAAAATGGTGTTGTGGTGTTTTCTCTGGGGTCCATGATCAGTAACATGACAGAAGAAAGGGCCAATGTGATTGCTTCAGCCCTTGCTCAGATCCCACAAAAG GTTCTATGGAGATTTGATGGCAAGAAACCAGATACCTTAGGACCCAATACTCGGCTGTACAAATGGTTGCCCCAGAATGACCTTCTTG GTCGTCCAAAAACCAAGGCTTTTATAACTCATGGTGGAGCCAATGGCATCTATGAGGCCATCTACCACGGGGTCCCTATGGTGGGCATTCCTTTGTTTGCGGATCAGCCAGACAATATTGCTCACATGAAGGCCAAGGGAGCAGCTGTTAGAGTGGACTTCAACACAATGTCAAGTACAGATTTGCTCAATGCTTTGAAAACAGTCATTAATGACCCCAT GTATAAAGAGAATGCTATGAAATTATCAAGAATTCATCACGATCAGCCCATGAAACCTCTAGACCGAGCAGTCTTCTGGATCGAGTTTGTCATGCGCCACAAAGGAGCCAAACACCTTCGGGTCGCAGCCCACGACCTCACCTGGTTCCAGTACCACTCTCTGGATGTGATTGGGTTCCTGCTGGCCTGTGTGGTAACTGCTACATTCATCATCACAAAGTGTTGTCTGTTTATTTGGCGGATGTTTGCTAcagcaggaaagaaggaaaaaagggaataa
- the LOC138374522 gene encoding UDP-glucuronosyltransferase 2B4-like isoform X4 has protein sequence MALRWTSLLLLMQLSGYFSSGTCGKVLVWPTEYSHWMNMKTILDELVQRGHEVTVLASSASVVIDPSNTSAIKFEVYPTSLSKDDFDGSLMQLVHRAIYDLPKDNFWFQGYDVKKWDQLYLEVLGRSTTFYETMKKADMWLIRNYWDFDFPRPYLPNFHLIGGHHCKPAKSLPKEMEDFVQSSGENGVVVFSLGSMISNMTEERANVIASALAQIPQKVLWRFDGKKPDTLGPNTRLYKWLPQNDLLGRPKTKAFITHGGANGIYEAIYHGVPMVGIPLFADQPDNIAHMKAKGAAVRVDFNTMSSTDLLNALKTVINDPMYKENAMKLSRIHHDQPMKPLDRAVFWIEFVMRHKGAKHLRVAAHDLTWFQYHSLDVIGFLLACVVTATFIITKCCLFIWRMFATAGKKEKRE, from the exons ATGGCTCTGCGATGGACTTCTCTTCTTCTGCTGATGCAACTGAGTGGTTACTTTAGCTCTGGGACTTGTGGAAAGGTGCTGGTGTGGCCCACAGAATACAGCCACTGGATGAATATGAAGACAATCCTGGATGAACTTGTCCAGAGAGGACATGAGGTGACTGTACTGGCATCTTCAGCGTCCGTTGTTATTGATCCCAGCAACACATCTGCAATTAAATTTGAAGTTTATCCTACATCTTTAAGTAAAGATGACTTTGATGGTTCTTTAATGCAGCTGGTCCATAGAGCAATATATGATCTTCCAAAAGACA ACTTTTGGTTCCAAGGATATGATGTGAAGAAGTGGGATCAGTTGTACCTTGAAGTACTAG GCAGATCCACTACGTTCTATGAGACAATGAAGAAAGCTGATATGTGGCTTATTCGAAACTATTGGGATTTTGATTTTCCTCGCCCGTACTTACCAAATTTTCATCTTATTGGAGGACACCATTGCAAACCTGCGAAATCACTGCCTAAG GAGATGGAAGACTTTGTCCAGAGCTCTGGAGAAAATGGTGTTGTGGTGTTTTCTCTGGGGTCCATGATCAGTAACATGACAGAAGAAAGGGCCAATGTGATTGCTTCAGCCCTTGCTCAGATCCCACAAAAG GTTCTATGGAGATTTGATGGCAAGAAACCAGATACCTTAGGACCCAATACTCGGCTGTACAAATGGTTGCCCCAGAATGACCTTCTTG GTCGTCCAAAAACCAAGGCTTTTATAACTCATGGTGGAGCCAATGGCATCTATGAGGCCATCTACCACGGGGTCCCTATGGTGGGCATTCCTTTGTTTGCGGATCAGCCAGACAATATTGCTCACATGAAGGCCAAGGGAGCAGCTGTTAGAGTGGACTTCAACACAATGTCAAGTACAGATTTGCTCAATGCTTTGAAAACAGTCATTAATGACCCCAT GTATAAAGAGAATGCTATGAAATTATCAAGAATTCATCACGATCAGCCCATGAAACCTCTAGACCGAGCAGTCTTCTGGATCGAGTTTGTCATGCGCCACAAAGGAGCCAAACACCTTCGGGTCGCAGCCCACGACCTCACCTGGTTCCAGTACCACTCTCTGGATGTGATTGGGTTCCTGCTGGCCTGTGTGGTAACTGCTACATTCATCATCACAAAGTGTTGTCTGTTTATTTGGCGGATGTTTGCTAcagcaggaaagaaggaaaaaagggaataa
- the LOC138374522 gene encoding UDP-glucuronosyltransferase 2B4-like isoform X2, with amino-acid sequence MALRWTSLLLLMQLSGYFSSGTCGKVLVWPTEYSHWMNMKTILDELVQRGHEVTVLASSASVVIDPSNTSAIKFEVYPTSLSKDDFDGSLMQLVHRAIYDLPKDTFWSHVSQIEEIMWEFSEVMRKLCKDAVLNKKLMTKLQESKFDVVFADAVGFCADILAEILKTPLVYSLRFSAGHTFEKHSGGLLFPPSYVPVVMSELSDKMSFMERVKNMIYVLYYDFWFQGYDVKKWDQLYLEVLGRSTTFYETMKKADMWLIRNYWDFDFPRPYLPNFHLIGGHHCKPAKSLPKEMEDFVQSSGENGVVVFSLGSMISNMTEERANVIASALAQIPQKVLWRFDGKKPDTLGPNTRLYKWLPQNDLLGRPKTKAFITHGGANGIYEAIYHGVPMVGIPLFADQPDNIAHMKAKGAAVRVDFNTMSSTDLLNALKTVINDPMYKENAMKLSRIHHDQPMKPLDRAVFWIEFVMRHKGAKHLRVAAHDLTWFQYHSLDVIGFLLACVVTATFIITKCCLFIWRMFATAGKKEKRE; translated from the exons ATGGCTCTGCGATGGACTTCTCTTCTTCTGCTGATGCAACTGAGTGGTTACTTTAGCTCTGGGACTTGTGGAAAGGTGCTGGTGTGGCCCACAGAATACAGCCACTGGATGAATATGAAGACAATCCTGGATGAACTTGTCCAGAGAGGACATGAGGTGACTGTACTGGCATCTTCAGCGTCCGTTGTTATTGATCCCAGCAACACATCTGCAATTAAATTTGAAGTTTATCCTACATCTTTAAGTAAAGATGACTTTGATGGTTCTTTAATGCAGCTGGTCCATAGAGCAATATATGATCTTCCAAAAGACACATTTTGGTCACATGTTTCACAAATAGAAGAAATCATGTGGGAATTTTCTGAAGTTATGAGAAAGCTTTGTAAAGATGCAGTTTTAAACAAGAAACTTATGACAAAGCTACAAGAATCAAAGTTTGATGTTGTTTTTGCAGATGCTGTCGGTTTCTGTGCTGACATACTGGCTGAGATACTTAAAACACCCCTTGTGTATAGTCTCCGCTTCTCTGCTGGCCACACATTTGAGAAGCATAGTGGAGGACTTCTATTCCCTCCTTCCTATGTACCTGTAGTTATGTCAGAATTAAGTGATAAAATGTCATTCATGGAGAGggtaaaaaatatgatatatgtgcTTTATTATGACTTTTGGTTCCAAGGATATGATGTGAAGAAGTGGGATCAGTTGTACCTTGAAGTACTAG GCAGATCCACTACGTTCTATGAGACAATGAAGAAAGCTGATATGTGGCTTATTCGAAACTATTGGGATTTTGATTTTCCTCGCCCGTACTTACCAAATTTTCATCTTATTGGAGGACACCATTGCAAACCTGCGAAATCACTGCCTAAG GAGATGGAAGACTTTGTCCAGAGCTCTGGAGAAAATGGTGTTGTGGTGTTTTCTCTGGGGTCCATGATCAGTAACATGACAGAAGAAAGGGCCAATGTGATTGCTTCAGCCCTTGCTCAGATCCCACAAAAG GTTCTATGGAGATTTGATGGCAAGAAACCAGATACCTTAGGACCCAATACTCGGCTGTACAAATGGTTGCCCCAGAATGACCTTCTTG GTCGTCCAAAAACCAAGGCTTTTATAACTCATGGTGGAGCCAATGGCATCTATGAGGCCATCTACCACGGGGTCCCTATGGTGGGCATTCCTTTGTTTGCGGATCAGCCAGACAATATTGCTCACATGAAGGCCAAGGGAGCAGCTGTTAGAGTGGACTTCAACACAATGTCAAGTACAGATTTGCTCAATGCTTTGAAAACAGTCATTAATGACCCCAT GTATAAAGAGAATGCTATGAAATTATCAAGAATTCATCACGATCAGCCCATGAAACCTCTAGACCGAGCAGTCTTCTGGATCGAGTTTGTCATGCGCCACAAAGGAGCCAAACACCTTCGGGTCGCAGCCCACGACCTCACCTGGTTCCAGTACCACTCTCTGGATGTGATTGGGTTCCTGCTGGCCTGTGTGGTAACTGCTACATTCATCATCACAAAGTGTTGTCTGTTTATTTGGCGGATGTTTGCTAcagcaggaaagaaggaaaaaagggaataa
- the LOC138374522 gene encoding UDP-glucuronosyltransferase 2B4-like isoform X3, whose amino-acid sequence MALRWTSLLLLMQLSGYFSSGTCGKVLVWPTEYSHWMNMKTILDELVQRGHEVTVLASSASVVIDPSNTSAIKFEVYPTSLSKDDFDGSLMQLVHRAIYDLPKDTFWSHVSQIEEIMWEFSEVMRKLCKDAVLNKKLMTKLQESKFDVVFADAVGRSTTFYETMKKADMWLIRNYWDFDFPRPYLPNFHLIGGHHCKPAKSLPKEMEDFVQSSGENGVVVFSLGSMISNMTEERANVIASALAQIPQKVLWRFDGKKPDTLGPNTRLYKWLPQNDLLGRPKTKAFITHGGANGIYEAIYHGVPMVGIPLFADQPDNIAHMKAKGAAVRVDFNTMSSTDLLNALKTVINDPMYKENAMKLSRIHHDQPMKPLDRAVFWIEFVMRHKGAKHLRVAAHDLTWFQYHSLDVIGFLLACVVTATFIITKCCLFIWRMFATAGKKEKRE is encoded by the exons ATGGCTCTGCGATGGACTTCTCTTCTTCTGCTGATGCAACTGAGTGGTTACTTTAGCTCTGGGACTTGTGGAAAGGTGCTGGTGTGGCCCACAGAATACAGCCACTGGATGAATATGAAGACAATCCTGGATGAACTTGTCCAGAGAGGACATGAGGTGACTGTACTGGCATCTTCAGCGTCCGTTGTTATTGATCCCAGCAACACATCTGCAATTAAATTTGAAGTTTATCCTACATCTTTAAGTAAAGATGACTTTGATGGTTCTTTAATGCAGCTGGTCCATAGAGCAATATATGATCTTCCAAAAGACACATTTTGGTCACATGTTTCACAAATAGAAGAAATCATGTGGGAATTTTCTGAAGTTATGAGAAAGCTTTGTAAAGATGCAGTTTTAAACAAGAAACTTATGACAAAGCTACAAGAATCAAAGTTTGATGTTGTTTTTGCAGATGCTGTCG GCAGATCCACTACGTTCTATGAGACAATGAAGAAAGCTGATATGTGGCTTATTCGAAACTATTGGGATTTTGATTTTCCTCGCCCGTACTTACCAAATTTTCATCTTATTGGAGGACACCATTGCAAACCTGCGAAATCACTGCCTAAG GAGATGGAAGACTTTGTCCAGAGCTCTGGAGAAAATGGTGTTGTGGTGTTTTCTCTGGGGTCCATGATCAGTAACATGACAGAAGAAAGGGCCAATGTGATTGCTTCAGCCCTTGCTCAGATCCCACAAAAG GTTCTATGGAGATTTGATGGCAAGAAACCAGATACCTTAGGACCCAATACTCGGCTGTACAAATGGTTGCCCCAGAATGACCTTCTTG GTCGTCCAAAAACCAAGGCTTTTATAACTCATGGTGGAGCCAATGGCATCTATGAGGCCATCTACCACGGGGTCCCTATGGTGGGCATTCCTTTGTTTGCGGATCAGCCAGACAATATTGCTCACATGAAGGCCAAGGGAGCAGCTGTTAGAGTGGACTTCAACACAATGTCAAGTACAGATTTGCTCAATGCTTTGAAAACAGTCATTAATGACCCCAT GTATAAAGAGAATGCTATGAAATTATCAAGAATTCATCACGATCAGCCCATGAAACCTCTAGACCGAGCAGTCTTCTGGATCGAGTTTGTCATGCGCCACAAAGGAGCCAAACACCTTCGGGTCGCAGCCCACGACCTCACCTGGTTCCAGTACCACTCTCTGGATGTGATTGGGTTCCTGCTGGCCTGTGTGGTAACTGCTACATTCATCATCACAAAGTGTTGTCTGTTTATTTGGCGGATGTTTGCTAcagcaggaaagaaggaaaaaagggaataa